From Micromonospora echinospora:
CTGGCCGAATGAACCGGAACCTTACCGTGGGTGGCACGGGGTCGACGGGAGGCGTGGCCGGTATCGGCATGTGGCGCGGGACAGCGGAGCCGGACGGGTCTGTGACCCGACCGGCTCCGCCAACTCGAGGAGATTCCGGGTCAGCCGGGAGTCGCTCCACCGTGTTCCGGGGCGAAGCGCAGAACGGTGCGCACTGCGGCGTGGTCGCTCAGGTTCTGCCGCCGCGGCGCGTGGTCATAGTCGCTTCCCACCAGCGAGCCCGCTGCGGCGTCGGCGAACGCGTAGTCCAGGCGCTGCGCCCCCAGCCGGTCGCTGACCCAACTGAATTGGGTGGCTTCGGGATGCAGTGTCCGGTGCGTGTCGCGCACCCCCAGCGCCAGCAGCCCTGCGTAGAACTCGAAGTCGTGCCGCTCGAACACCGACGCGCAGGGTTGGTCCGTGGAGTCCAGGACGTTGAGGTCGCCGACCACGCAGAAGCCGGGTGTCCGGATCGACGCCAGGTAGTCCAGACACCGGCGTTGGAAGGCTGCCCGCGCGGTGCTGCTGTCGGGTGTCATCCCGTTGGTCGGTGCGTAGATTGTCACCAGGCGGACCGACCGGCCGGCGGCGGACAGGTCGACGGCGAGGATGCGCGCGCTGTCCGGCTCGGGCACGACCCGGGCCACGTCGAAGCCCCGGGTCGTCACCGCGGTGACGTACTGCTCGTCGGGACGGGCGACGGTGCAGACGACGTCGTACCCCTCCTCCCGGAGGGCGTCGAGCAGCGGTCTCGCGCCCTCGCCCGCCCGCAGCTCGGTCAGGGCGAGGACGTTGCACTGGGTCTCCACCAGCCAGCTGGCGAGAGGCCGGGCCCGGCTAGCGCCGGCGCTCTGCACGTTGAGTGCGCAGACGCGCAGCTCCTCACCAGCGACGCTCTCGTCGACCGCCGCCGTGGGGGCGAATCCGAACAGGGCGCCCTGCATGGCGTCACCCATCACGACCGCAAGACCGCCGAGGCCGCTCCGGTGATCGTCGCGACGCGGCCGATCGTCTCGTCCACGCAGGACTCCGACATGCGCTTGCTCGCTCTCTGCTCCGGGCTCTCCTGGGCAGCACCGTACACCCAGAAGGATCCACCGGCCGCGCGATCGAGGATGAGGAACCGGTTCTTGGCGGCCGGCCCCCGCAGCAGGAGGGAGATGGTGTCGGCCTCGGCCTGGACGGTGTGCACGCTGGTGTGGTGCAGGGCGTAACTGTCGCCCGGACCCTCGATCCGCTCGTGCACCGCCACCAGGCTGTCCGGGTCGGTGTCCTCGCCGAACTGCTGGTCGTTGCCGAAGATGCGGTGGGTGTACCGGCCACTGAGGATGTACGAGGCGAACGACCAGCGGTGGTTGTGCGGGCGGTCGAAGTAGCCCGACCGGTAGAGGTGGAGCCGGATGCGCACCTGCGCCGCGCGGTCGTCGTGGAGCACGAGCTTGTCGAGGAAGTCGTAGCGCTCGCACAACTCGCGCAGGCTGCGGTCGACCCGCAGGTTGTCGAGGAGCCCGGGCAGCAGTTCGGGGTCGTTGACCAGAGCGTCGAAGACGGTCTCACCGCCCCGGACGATCGAGCCGGTGTCCTCCCAGTCGATCTGTCCGAGAGCGGCGAGGGCGGGATGACGGATGTCGGCCATCGGGTCGTTCCTCCTGTTCGAAGCGGTTCAAGCGGCGTACGGCGAGGCGTCCAGCAGCCGCTTGAGATGGGGGTGCAGGCGGTAATACCGGGTGCCGCCAGCGGCCGGCTGCGGCGTTGTGTCGGGCAGCTCGCCGTGGCGTGCCACGTGCGCGGCGGCGGCCAGCAGTAGCGCCACCTGTGCGGCCTTGACCCTGGCCCGCAGGGTCGGTGCGGGCCCCGGCGCGACCGGCACGCTGGCGATGATCTCGCCGGTGTCCGCACTGGCCCGGACCCGGTGCACGGTGCACACCACCGGGTCGTTGTTCAGCAGGGCCCAGCCCACCGCGTCCATCCCGCGGTAGTCGGGCAGCGCGCCGTTGTGTGCGTTGATCGCGCCGAGCCGAACGCCGGCCAGCACCCGCATCGGGACGACCGGCATGCCCAGCAGGACCACCAGGTCCGCGCGGTGGCGGCGCAGCACGTCGGCGAGCTCGTCAAAGTCGACGGCGGCGCACTCGGTCACCGCCGGGGGCGCGGTCGCCGGCGCTGGGTCGTCCGGCGGCTCCGGCGGGTACCAGGCCTGTGCGTAGCCGGAGTCGAGGGCCGTTCCGGGGTTCGTGGCCTCGTACCAGCACACCGCCGCGACTGGGAGCCCGGCGCTGGCTGCGGCCCCGAGGAACCGGCGGGCGCCGCCGGACCCCCGGCCGGCGACGACCACGATCCGCGCCGACGCCGACGTGGGCACCGTCGGCACGCCGAGGTCAGGCGCACCGGCTGCAGCGGCGGAAACCGAGCGCCGGTCCAGGCGCGCCGCCAGCTGCGCGCTGCCGTCGCGGACGAGCCGGGCGGCGAGCCGGAGCAGCCCGGCCAGGCGGGGTACGTCCCAGCTCTCGCGCTCCGGTCCCGATGCCTCGGTGCGGCGCAGCCACACCGCGCCGAGCAGCTTGCACGCGGCGTTGAGATACCGGGGATCCCCGTGCCGGAGGTGCTGGCGCGCCCAGTGTGCCGCCAGGACCAGCCATCCCTCGGCCAGCGCGGGCGTGAGCCCGGCGAGCCTCGCCGCCACCGGTGGCACCCACAGGCCGGCGGTCTCGACGTGGTGCAGCAGCGTCACGTCCGGTCCCGTCACGGCCCGGGCCTTCGACTCCGGCGAGCTGATCCGGTGCCCGGCCACCGCCCGGTGGAAGGCAGCCAGGTCCGCCGTTCCGTCCAGTCGCCACAGCCTGGCCGCCAGGGCGGCCGCCGCGACACCGTCGGTCGGGGGTTCGGCGGCCTCCGCGCCCGGGACGGCCCGGAGAATCTGCTCGGGCGCGACGTCGCCGTCGACCGCGGGTCGCAGCGGATAACGGGTGGGCCGCACGCTTTCCGCCCGGGCGGCACCAGTCATCGCGCGACCGCGCCGGAAACCTTGTTCAGGGCGGCGAGATAGCCCTCGACCAGTTCCTCGTCCCCCTCGTAGCCCCAGATCGGGATCTTCAGGAAGACGTCCTGGAAGCTCCGCACCCCCGGCAGCGACGCCGCCGCCACTTGCTCGGGTTTCCACGGGGCGAACGAATCGCGCCGCGCGAAGAGCGGTTCGCCGCTGATGTCCCGGGTGGAGCCGGGTGCGTCGACCTCAGTCGCCCCCTCCGCCACGGCCAGCGCGACGAAATCGTCCCGCGTCACCGTGGCCGCCTCCGGGCAGAATCGCAGGCCGGTGACGTATAGGCCGTGCCGGCCCCGGTCCTCGGGCACCAGCACCGGCGTGACCACGGGATTGTCGGCAAGTTCCTGACGGACCCGGGACAGCACGCCCCGCCGGCGGGCCTCGATCTTGTCGGCCTGTGCCAGTTGGTGCAGGCCGATGGCCGCGCCGAGGGTCGTCATCCGATGCTTCAGTCCCATCCCGGTGAACGCGAAGGGGTAGTACTCGGCGCTTGAGTCGATCTCGCTGAGGCACCGCTTGTTGTAGTGGCCATACAGCAGGGCCAACTCGCGGTAACGGTCGTTCGAGGTGACCAGCACTCCCCCCTCGCCGGTCGTGATGGCCTTCTGGTTGGTGGAGAAGACCGCCATGTCGCCGAAGGTGCCGACCCGGGAGCCGCCCCAGGACGCGAAGTGGGCGTGCGAGCAGTCCTCGAACAGCAGCAGGTCATGGCTGCGGCAGAAGGCGACGATCTCGTCCATCGGGCAGGGGTTGCCCCACATGTGAGTGACTATCACGGCCCGGACGTTCGGGGCAAGCTTCGCGGCGAGGCTGTCGGCCGTCACGTTGCCGTGGTCGTCCGCGTCGGCGAAGATCACCTCGACGCCGTCGTAGGCGAACGGCGAGGCGGTGGCCAGGAAGGTATACGCCGGGGCGAGCACTGCGTCACCGGGCCGGAGCCCGGCGATCCGGGACATGGCGTGGATGGCCGCCGTCCCGGAGCTGAACGAGATGGCGTAGGGCGTCCCCACGAAGTGGGCGAACGCCGCCTCGTACTCGCCGATGACGCCCCGCGCGTCGCGGTCGGAGAGCGACCGGTGCATCTGGTCCGACACCGCCCGCTCTAGGCTCGGGTCAATGATCGGCCACCGGTAGTGCGGGCCGGGGATGTCCATGGTCTTCGGTCCGCCGTGCGCGGCGAGTGCCGTCATGCCGTTGCCTCCTTGGAGTAAGCCGATCTGTCCTGCCCGGTCGTCTCTCCCACCGTGGCCAGGGCCGCCGTGACCAGGGCGGACACCCGACCCCGGGTCTCATCCACCGGCTCTCCGGCGCCAATCGTGAGCACCGGCCACCGGTATTCGCGGGCCAACTGCTCCAGCAGCTGCATTCCCTGCTCCTGGTACGTCACGAAGGAGGCCCGGTTGAGCTCGGTGTAGCCGGCGTGCATGCCCAGCTCGCTGGCACGGAACCCGCGGCCCTGCCGGTCGTAGAGCATGCCGGCGTCGGCGCTGAGCAGGACGACCACGTCCGGTTTCCGCACCTCGGCGAAGATCGTCTCCAGGTCGTGACGCTGGTAGCCCTGCAGGAGCAGCTTCGACCAGAACTTATAGAGCCAGCCGTCAACGACCACGTCGTGTCCCGCGCGCAGCAGCGGCTCCAACACGTTCGTCGCGTGCGCCGTGAACCAGGCCGCCTGCACGGACACCCAGAACGAGTCGGGCAGATCCGTGCTGTCACCGCTGTGCCACAGCACCGTCGACAGGTGTTCCATGAGCTTCGCCGCGTAGCCGGAGGTGCCGGAAATCTGCCGTCGGGACACGAAAACCAGGGGCCGCCCCGGCTCGGGGGCCGGCCGTGCCACCAGGGCAGCGACGGCCTCGTCGTACGTCAGGGCACCCAGTGCACCGGCGAGGGTGGTCTTGCCGATACCGTCCGGGCCCTCCAGGGCGATGAACCGTCCGGGCAGTGTTTGCGAGTGATCCGACCGTCGGCGGCCGGGCCGGCCAGAGGACTCGTCCACGGTCATACGGGTTCCTTTCTCAGGGGTGCGGCGAGGCGGTGGTCGCAGCCTGGTCAGCACGAGTCGGAGGCGTTGATTAGCCGCCAGCCCGACCGCAGACGCCAGCGGTCGTGCTCCCGGTCGAGCAATTCGGCCGCGGCCGGGGTGAGCGCGCCACGGATCGCCGTGACCGCCGACGCGAGGGCGTCCGTCATCACCAGCAGCTCGGCGTCCATCATGGTGGTCAGCTCGCGGTCGAAGGCGTCCTGGTCGTGCTCGTCGATCGACTGCTTGTCAATCAGCCGTACCATGTTGCTGAGCACCGTGAACGCACCCGCCTTGATAACGCGCCGCACCTCGCGCACCGCGTGGTACGCCTCACCCTCCAGGATCTTCTCCAGGCTCTTGAGGGTGTAGTCCAGCGCGAAGTTCCGGTCGACCCACATCTGGGCGTGGTGCGAGGCGCGCCCGATGCGCCAGTCGGCGAAGGAGGCGTCCACCCGGCCCATCGACGGGCGCGGCTTGCCGGCCAGGCCGGCTGCCTCGACCCGTCGGGTGTACGCGGCGCCCAGCAGGCACTCCATCGACACCAGCAGGTACGAGACCGCCGAGTAGAACGGCGCTCCGAGGGCGTGCTCGCTGACGAACCTGGGATCGGTGACGCCGTCAACGATCTCCTCGACGCTGAGGTGGTGTAGAGGTCGCAGCAGCAGGTCGGTGCGGGCCTGGAAATCGTGCGTCGCGCGCAGCTCCTCCAGCGTCATCAGGTGGTCGAAGGTGATGTAGGTGAACCGGGTCGGCACTCCCAGCGCGGACAAGGTCCGGATCGCCAGGGCGTTCTGCTCGCCGGTTGTCTCCTTGTTGAACCGTTCGAGGATGGAGGTCACGCCCGACTCCACGCCGAACAGCATCCGGCGCAGGCCGGTCGCCACGAGCTCCCGCCACATGTGCCCGCGTTCCAGGTGCCAGGCGCGATCACGCTGCGGGTCCACCACCTGGTCGATTCGGCACGACGACTCCCACCGGAAGCCGGCGTCGTGCATGGTCCGCGAGATCACCAGAGCCCGCTGCGCCGCGTCGTCGCCCCGGCCGATGAACTCCTCGTCGACCAGGTAGAGCGTCCGGGACAGGTGCGGGTGGCGTTCGAACACCTC
This genomic window contains:
- a CDS encoding formyltransferase family protein, which translates into the protein MTGAARAESVRPTRYPLRPAVDGDVAPEQILRAVPGAEAAEPPTDGVAAAALAARLWRLDGTADLAAFHRAVAGHRISSPESKARAVTGPDVTLLHHVETAGLWVPPVAARLAGLTPALAEGWLVLAAHWARQHLRHGDPRYLNAACKLLGAVWLRRTEASGPERESWDVPRLAGLLRLAARLVRDGSAQLAARLDRRSVSAAAAGAPDLGVPTVPTSASARIVVVAGRGSGGARRFLGAAASAGLPVAAVCWYEATNPGTALDSGYAQAWYPPEPPDDPAPATAPPAVTECAAVDFDELADVLRRHRADLVVLLGMPVVPMRVLAGVRLGAINAHNGALPDYRGMDAVGWALLNNDPVVCTVHRVRASADTGEIIASVPVAPGPAPTLRARVKAAQVALLLAAAAHVARHGELPDTTPQPAAGGTRYYRLHPHLKRLLDASPYAA
- a CDS encoding DegT/DnrJ/EryC1/StrS family aminotransferase, producing the protein MTALAAHGGPKTMDIPGPHYRWPIIDPSLERAVSDQMHRSLSDRDARGVIGEYEAAFAHFVGTPYAISFSSGTAAIHAMSRIAGLRPGDAVLAPAYTFLATASPFAYDGVEVIFADADDHGNVTADSLAAKLAPNVRAVIVTHMWGNPCPMDEIVAFCRSHDLLLFEDCSHAHFASWGGSRVGTFGDMAVFSTNQKAITTGEGGVLVTSNDRYRELALLYGHYNKRCLSEIDSSAEYYPFAFTGMGLKHRMTTLGAAIGLHQLAQADKIEARRRGVLSRVRQELADNPVVTPVLVPEDRGRHGLYVTGLRFCPEAATVTRDDFVALAVAEGATEVDAPGSTRDISGEPLFARRDSFAPWKPEQVAAASLPGVRSFQDVFLKIPIWGYEGDEELVEGYLAALNKVSGAVAR
- a CDS encoding dTMP kinase; this encodes MTVDESSGRPGRRRSDHSQTLPGRFIALEGPDGIGKTTLAGALGALTYDEAVAALVARPAPEPGRPLVFVSRRQISGTSGYAAKLMEHLSTVLWHSGDSTDLPDSFWVSVQAAWFTAHATNVLEPLLRAGHDVVVDGWLYKFWSKLLLQGYQRHDLETIFAEVRKPDVVVLLSADAGMLYDRQGRGFRASELGMHAGYTELNRASFVTYQEQGMQLLEQLAREYRWPVLTIGAGEPVDETRGRVSALVTAALATVGETTGQDRSAYSKEATA
- a CDS encoding B12-binding domain-containing radical SAM protein, with amino-acid sequence MDNNWPTRLVHAVNEVAGPGTIPAAALHNLSPAEPLAVLDAVRDYLPGRSTITGTYEARLLVAEHPAEGGWYVASLDGRPLGERDWPEWTRHRLTLRDPESWHSSAELTDSGVRRLFKPEILLVALYHPENFPLPRFPLAISDVARAARSTLSGRVRMMDMQLGVSMDDVIAATRQAPDIVGISATFGQHDLMVELLDEIYRRPSPPLVLTGGSLTVRNEQLLLAQYPGLLVARGAGEPTVVDVIAHFHGDLDLADVRGIGYNGAARGGGMTIRRAPRRTATVANRAQTDILPELDLLDRTFRHRGVAQLETSRGCTNYCSFCPRGHKGIWSGAAPEGLPWMLAAMSEVFERHPHLSRTLYLVDEEFIGRGDDAAQRALVISRTMHDAGFRWESSCRIDQVVDPQRDRAWHLERGHMWRELVATGLRRMLFGVESGVTSILERFNKETTGEQNALAIRTLSALGVPTRFTYITFDHLMTLEELRATHDFQARTDLLLRPLHHLSVEEIVDGVTDPRFVSEHALGAPFYSAVSYLLVSMECLLGAAYTRRVEAAGLAGKPRPSMGRVDASFADWRIGRASHHAQMWVDRNFALDYTLKSLEKILEGEAYHAVREVRRVIKAGAFTVLSNMVRLIDKQSIDEHDQDAFDRELTTMMDAELLVMTDALASAVTAIRGALTPAAAELLDREHDRWRLRSGWRLINASDSC